In Teredinibacter franksiae, a single window of DNA contains:
- a CDS encoding retropepsin-like aspartic protease family protein, which produces MTDNPPPGKGLGKGMLTLSWVLVLAGLTLFFASREENLYNPNQQLEGGINGSAREVVLERNRYGHYVATGKINGHPVTFMLDTGATHVAIPANLGRKLQLKQGARFPVSTANGTVQVWSTSIDSLELGPIKLNEVRASLNPGMDGDEILLGMSALKTLDFSQQGKYLTLRQHLN; this is translated from the coding sequence ATGACCGACAATCCTCCGCCAGGTAAAGGCCTTGGAAAGGGAATGCTGACCCTCAGCTGGGTACTCGTTCTGGCTGGGCTCACGCTCTTCTTTGCCAGTAGAGAAGAAAATCTCTACAACCCTAATCAGCAGCTCGAAGGCGGCATTAATGGAAGCGCTCGGGAAGTTGTATTGGAGCGCAATCGCTACGGCCATTACGTGGCCACAGGCAAAATCAACGGCCACCCGGTCACCTTCATGCTAGACACCGGTGCCACCCACGTGGCCATACCCGCCAACCTTGGGCGTAAGCTTCAGCTAAAACAGGGGGCTAGATTCCCCGTATCCACCGCCAATGGCACTGTTCAGGTGTGGTCTACCTCTATCGATAGCCTAGAACTGGGCCCAATCAAACTCAACGAGGTGCGAGCATCCCTAAACCCCGGTATGGACGGCGACGAAATACTCCTCGGCATGAGCGCCTTGAAAACGCTGGACTTCAGCCAACAGGGCAAGTACCTCACCCTGCGCCAACACTTGAACTGA
- the nadC gene encoding carboxylating nicotinate-nucleotide diphosphorylase has product MNITLDMIRDDIERNVRDALTEDVGDGDITAELIPASKTDTAEIITREDCTFCGAAWLTETFHQLGGLTAIDWHVKDGDSIKANTKLVTLQGNTRTLLTGERTAMNFLQLLSGIATKASHYAKLVEGTDIKILDTRKTIPGLRTAQKYAVNCGGCHNHRIGLFDAFLIKENHIAACGGISAAIKRAREIAPAKKVEIETESISELKEAIAANADIAMLDNFSEAMIEQAMLLDRGASKFELSGNLTIDNLGKRTELKVDYCSFGDLTKNLVAVDLSMRIS; this is encoded by the coding sequence ATGAACATAACGCTCGACATGATTCGCGACGATATTGAACGCAACGTTAGAGACGCCCTAACAGAAGATGTAGGCGACGGCGACATAACCGCCGAGCTTATACCCGCGAGCAAAACCGATACCGCCGAAATCATCACCCGCGAAGACTGCACCTTCTGCGGCGCCGCCTGGCTAACCGAAACCTTTCACCAACTCGGTGGGCTAACAGCCATTGACTGGCACGTAAAAGACGGCGACAGCATAAAAGCCAACACCAAACTTGTAACCCTACAGGGTAATACCCGCACCCTGCTCACCGGCGAACGCACCGCCATGAACTTCCTTCAGCTACTTTCCGGCATCGCCACAAAAGCCAGCCACTACGCTAAACTAGTGGAGGGCACTGACATCAAAATACTCGATACCCGCAAAACCATACCAGGCTTAAGAACCGCACAAAAATATGCCGTAAATTGTGGAGGGTGCCATAATCATCGCATAGGCTTGTTTGATGCGTTTTTAATTAAAGAAAACCACATTGCCGCCTGCGGCGGTATTAGCGCCGCGATTAAAAGAGCCCGCGAAATCGCCCCAGCGAAAAAGGTAGAAATAGAAACAGAAAGCATATCCGAACTCAAAGAAGCCATAGCCGCAAACGCAGATATCGCAATGCTAGATAACTTTAGTGAAGCAATGATTGAACAAGCCATGCTACTAGACCGAGGCGCATCCAAGTTTGAGCTTAGCGGAAATTTAACCATTGACAATCTAGGTAAGCGCACTGAGCTTAAGGTGGATTATTGTTCGTTTGGAGATTTAACGAAGAACCTGGTGGCGGTAGATTTGTCTATGCGGATTTCATAA
- the groES gene encoding co-chaperone GroES, with protein MKIRPLHDRVVVRRKEEEEKSAGGIVLPGSAKEKPNQGVVVAVGSGRVLDNGESRPVDVKEGDIVVFGKYAGSDTIEIDGEELVILSESDIKAVVE; from the coding sequence ATGAAAATTCGTCCTTTACACGATCGTGTTGTGGTTCGCCGCAAGGAAGAAGAAGAAAAATCTGCTGGTGGCATTGTTCTGCCTGGTTCAGCAAAAGAGAAGCCAAATCAGGGTGTTGTAGTTGCTGTAGGTTCTGGCCGCGTATTGGATAACGGCGAGAGCCGTCCAGTTGATGTGAAAGAAGGTGACATCGTTGTTTTCGGTAAGTACGCAGGTAGTGACACCATTGAAATCGATGGCGAAGAGCTGGTAATTCTCAGCGAAAGCGACATAAAAGCTGTTGTTGAATAA
- the ampD gene encoding 1,6-anhydro-N-acetylmuramyl-L-alanine amidase AmpD, with product MAQAIEQGWYQLAEQQASPNCNQRPSKVEISLLVIHNISLPPGEYGGGYIERFFLNKLPVEKHPYFETIANLQVSAHCLIQRNGDIVQFVPFHKRAWHAGESVFQGRENCNDFSIGIELEGTDTEPYTDQQYQALVALTKAIIDCFPNITPQRIKGHCDIAPDRKSDPGPVFNWARYLSLL from the coding sequence ATGGCGCAAGCAATCGAGCAAGGGTGGTACCAGCTGGCGGAGCAACAGGCTTCGCCAAATTGCAATCAGCGCCCTTCTAAAGTCGAAATATCTCTCCTTGTTATCCATAATATTAGCCTACCGCCTGGCGAATACGGTGGCGGCTATATCGAGCGTTTTTTTCTCAATAAGCTCCCCGTGGAAAAGCATCCTTATTTCGAAACCATCGCCAATCTGCAGGTGTCTGCTCACTGTTTAATCCAGCGCAATGGCGATATTGTACAATTTGTGCCCTTTCACAAGCGTGCCTGGCATGCAGGGGAATCTGTATTCCAAGGACGGGAAAACTGCAATGACTTCTCTATTGGTATTGAGCTGGAGGGGACGGACACAGAGCCCTATACTGATCAACAGTATCAGGCGCTGGTAGCCTTAACAAAAGCCATTATTGATTGTTTTCCAAACATAACACCGCAACGTATTAAGGGGCATTGCGATATTGCCCCCGATAGAAAATCAGACCCAGGCCCAGTGTTCAATTGGGCCCGGTATTTGTCTTTGCTATAA
- a CDS encoding AmpG family muropeptide MFS transporter, which produces MNTFWSSVFNRRILTCVFTGFSSGLPLYILITLVPAWLRTEGVGLKEIGLFAAIQLLYNLKFLWAPFTERFQLPLLGLRRGWLLLTQVCLLLSIAMLPFFSIQSSLTLIAAVSFLVVFFSATQDVVIDAFRREILPDHELGFGNSIHVNAYRIAGFIPGSLSLILSDHFAWNTVFLVTALFMLVGIGMTLAVKEPEHLYTPTRLKDAVIEPFKEYFGRLGFTRGLQIVGFILLYKLGDSMATALSTPFYIDMGFTKTEIGLVAKNAAFWPMIFGSIIGGLLMIKIGINKALWVFGLVQFTSIFGYAALAHFQSGIWLLALVVGFEYLGVGLGAAAIVAFIAKTTSIKHTALQLALLTSIATLPRTVANASTGYIVETIGWESFFYLCAVLAIPGMVLLIWVAPLWGNRAE; this is translated from the coding sequence TTGAACACATTCTGGTCTTCTGTATTCAACCGGCGCATCTTAACGTGCGTATTCACCGGCTTTAGTTCTGGCTTGCCACTTTATATTCTTATAACACTGGTACCCGCTTGGCTGCGAACAGAGGGTGTTGGCCTGAAGGAAATTGGGTTATTCGCGGCTATTCAGCTACTTTACAACCTGAAATTCTTATGGGCGCCGTTTACCGAGCGCTTCCAACTGCCTTTACTCGGCTTGCGGCGAGGCTGGCTGCTGCTAACTCAAGTGTGCCTGTTGCTTTCAATTGCGATGCTGCCGTTCTTCTCCATTCAGTCATCACTTACGCTAATCGCGGCTGTGTCCTTTTTAGTGGTATTTTTTAGCGCCACTCAGGATGTAGTCATTGATGCGTTTCGCAGAGAAATATTACCCGACCACGAGCTAGGGTTTGGCAACTCTATCCACGTTAACGCCTATAGAATTGCTGGGTTTATTCCCGGCTCGCTTTCCCTGATTCTTTCCGACCACTTTGCGTGGAATACGGTTTTCCTCGTTACCGCTTTGTTCATGCTGGTGGGTATTGGCATGACGCTGGCGGTAAAAGAGCCCGAGCACCTATACACTCCCACCCGTTTAAAAGATGCGGTTATTGAGCCCTTCAAGGAATATTTCGGTAGATTAGGCTTTACTCGAGGACTACAGATTGTCGGCTTTATTCTGCTCTATAAATTGGGCGACAGTATGGCCACGGCACTGTCCACACCTTTTTACATCGATATGGGGTTCACCAAAACGGAAATTGGTCTTGTCGCCAAAAATGCTGCATTTTGGCCGATGATCTTTGGCAGTATCATCGGCGGCCTACTCATGATTAAAATAGGCATTAATAAAGCACTCTGGGTATTCGGGCTTGTTCAGTTCACATCGATATTTGGCTATGCCGCACTCGCGCATTTTCAATCGGGAATCTGGCTTTTGGCGCTGGTTGTGGGCTTTGAGTACCTCGGTGTAGGGCTTGGGGCGGCAGCCATAGTGGCCTTTATCGCCAAAACCACCAGTATTAAACACACGGCGCTGCAATTGGCGCTGCTAACCTCCATAGCGACCTTACCCAGAACCGTAGCAAATGCCTCTACGGGTTATATTGTGGAGACCATCGGTTGGGAAAGCTTCTTTTATCTATGCGCTGTGCTTGCCATACCCGGCATGGTACTTCTGATATGGGTTGCGCCACTATGGGGAAATAGAGCGGAATAA
- a CDS encoding FxsA family protein, whose translation MRVLLVLFVLIPIVEMWLLITVGGIIGPLPTIGLVLLTAMLGLALLRQQGFSTLMRARSKMEGGQLPAREMAEGIFLAIGGALLLTPGFFTDAIGFACLIPGVRQVFIAWGMRQFSVRTSGSHRGQGQANNTIEGEFRRDDSKPD comes from the coding sequence TTGCGAGTTCTACTTGTTTTATTTGTACTAATTCCCATAGTCGAAATGTGGCTGCTGATTACCGTTGGTGGAATTATTGGCCCACTTCCCACTATTGGCCTTGTTCTGCTAACGGCCATGCTTGGGTTGGCGCTGTTACGTCAGCAGGGTTTTAGTACCTTAATGCGAGCTCGCTCGAAAATGGAAGGCGGGCAATTACCCGCCCGTGAAATGGCTGAAGGCATATTCCTGGCCATTGGGGGCGCTCTTTTACTTACACCAGGCTTTTTTACCGATGCCATCGGCTTTGCCTGCCTGATTCCGGGTGTACGCCAAGTCTTCATTGCATGGGGTATGCGCCAGTTTTCTGTGCGCACTAGCGGTTCTCACAGAGGCCAAGGCCAAGCGAACAACACGATTGAAGGTGAATTTCGCCGCGACGATTCAAAACCAGACTAG
- the groL gene encoding chaperonin GroEL (60 kDa chaperone family; promotes refolding of misfolded polypeptides especially under stressful conditions; forms two stacked rings of heptamers to form a barrel-shaped 14mer; ends can be capped by GroES; misfolded proteins enter the barrel where they are refolded when GroES binds), producing MAAKEVKFGDEARQKMLAGVNVLADAVKITLGPKGRNVVLDKSFGAPTVTKDGVSVAKEIELTDKFENMGAQMLKEVASKASDDAGDGTTTATVLAQSIVNEGLKSVAAGMNPMDLKRGIDKAVAAAVAFVKSSAQPCEDSKSIAQVGTISANSDTQVGDIIAEAMGKVGKEGVITVEEGNSLENELDVVEGMQFDRGYLSPYFITNQDNMSVEHESPFILLVDKKISNIRELLPVLETVAKAGKPLVIIAEDVEGEALATLVVNNMRGIVKVAACKAPGFGDRRKAMLQDIAILTGATVISEEVGLDLEGATLEHLGQAKRFSMSKEISVIVDGAGSAEDIKARVNQVRAQIEETSSEYDAEKLQERVAKLAGGVAVIKVGAATEVEMKEKKARVEDALHATRAAVEEGVVPGGGVSLIRAVASIADLTGDNEDQDAGIGIARRAMESPLRQIVTNAGDEASVIAEKVRNGEGNFGYNAGTGEYGDMLAMGILDPAKVTRTALQAAGSIAGLMVTTEAMVAEKPDDKPSAPDMGGMGGMGGMGGMM from the coding sequence ATGGCAGCTAAAGAAGTAAAATTTGGTGACGAAGCTCGCCAAAAGATGTTGGCAGGCGTAAACGTTCTGGCCGACGCTGTAAAGATTACTTTAGGCCCCAAAGGTCGCAACGTAGTACTCGACAAATCTTTCGGCGCTCCAACCGTAACCAAAGACGGTGTATCGGTAGCCAAAGAAATTGAATTGACCGACAAGTTTGAGAATATGGGCGCACAAATGCTGAAGGAGGTTGCCTCTAAGGCTTCTGACGACGCTGGTGACGGCACCACCACAGCAACTGTTCTGGCTCAGTCTATTGTAAACGAAGGCCTGAAATCTGTTGCTGCGGGCATGAACCCGATGGACCTCAAGCGTGGTATCGACAAAGCGGTTGCTGCGGCTGTTGCATTTGTTAAGTCCAGTGCTCAGCCCTGTGAAGACAGTAAGTCTATCGCTCAGGTAGGCACCATCTCGGCAAACTCCGATACGCAAGTAGGTGACATCATTGCCGAAGCTATGGGTAAAGTTGGCAAAGAAGGTGTAATCACTGTTGAAGAAGGTAACAGCCTCGAAAACGAGCTGGATGTTGTAGAAGGTATGCAGTTTGACCGCGGTTACCTGTCGCCTTACTTCATTACCAACCAAGACAACATGAGTGTTGAGCACGAAAGCCCATTCATTCTGTTGGTTGACAAAAAAATCTCCAACATCCGTGAATTGCTGCCTGTACTGGAAACCGTAGCAAAGGCTGGTAAGCCTTTGGTTATCATCGCTGAAGACGTTGAAGGCGAAGCTCTGGCCACTCTGGTTGTTAACAACATGCGTGGCATCGTTAAAGTTGCTGCCTGTAAAGCGCCTGGTTTTGGTGATCGTCGTAAGGCCATGTTGCAAGACATAGCCATTCTTACCGGTGCAACGGTTATCTCTGAAGAAGTTGGCCTAGACCTAGAAGGCGCAACTCTGGAGCACCTTGGTCAAGCCAAGCGTTTCAGTATGTCTAAAGAGATTAGCGTAATTGTTGACGGTGCTGGCTCTGCGGAAGACATTAAAGCGCGCGTTAATCAGGTGCGTGCTCAAATCGAAGAGACTAGCTCTGAATATGACGCTGAAAAACTGCAAGAACGCGTAGCTAAGTTGGCTGGTGGTGTTGCGGTTATTAAGGTTGGCGCGGCTACCGAAGTTGAAATGAAAGAGAAGAAGGCTCGCGTTGAAGACGCGCTGCACGCAACCCGTGCTGCCGTTGAAGAAGGCGTTGTACCTGGTGGCGGTGTTTCACTGATTCGTGCGGTTGCTTCAATTGCCGATCTTACCGGTGATAACGAAGACCAGGATGCCGGTATTGGTATTGCGCGTCGTGCAATGGAATCTCCGCTGCGTCAAATCGTGACCAACGCGGGCGACGAAGCCTCTGTAATTGCCGAGAAAGTTCGCAACGGCGAAGGTAACTTCGGTTATAACGCGGGTACCGGTGAATACGGCGATATGTTGGCAATGGGTATTCTCGACCCAGCAAAAGTTACCCGTACTGCTCTGCAGGCGGCCGGTTCCATTGCTGGTTTAATGGTTACCACTGAAGCTATGGTTGCTGAAAAGCCCGATGACAAGCCTTCTGCACCAGACATGGGTGGCATGGGCGGCATGGGTGGTATGGGCGGCATGATGTAA
- a CDS encoding histidine kinase, whose product MSLFIVLIGIAFLQVWGAANPLHKDRWFYSWVNQVVGNSKISAQWKAVVAVGVPLAILIALEIILAEFSQWLLLPLGVVVLLYSFGRGEFGDIVAEYTKACYVEDWPSALERAGRLNVRTDDLREGDWSQLHEHVLDEAGYRGFERMFAVLFWFFVLGPVGALLYRLTFLFSHEAQPEDDLGRRLRWILEWPAVRLLGLSFALTGNFVGCFRRWRECVFCAKRTTSAILSPLILGALLVDEDLTQTCEVTRKELNLLNGLYTRTLWFWLAAAAILVILI is encoded by the coding sequence ATGAGCCTATTTATCGTGTTAATTGGTATCGCCTTTCTTCAGGTTTGGGGGGCGGCGAATCCTTTACACAAAGACCGGTGGTTTTATAGCTGGGTAAACCAAGTTGTTGGTAACAGCAAAATATCGGCCCAATGGAAAGCCGTTGTGGCGGTAGGTGTGCCATTGGCCATTCTTATAGCACTGGAAATTATTTTGGCTGAATTCTCGCAATGGTTACTGTTACCCTTGGGGGTTGTGGTGTTGTTGTACAGTTTCGGGCGTGGAGAGTTCGGCGATATTGTTGCTGAGTACACGAAAGCTTGCTACGTAGAAGACTGGCCCTCGGCGCTAGAGCGGGCCGGCCGTCTTAATGTTAGAACCGACGATTTACGTGAAGGCGACTGGTCCCAGTTACATGAGCATGTACTTGATGAAGCGGGCTACAGGGGCTTCGAGCGAATGTTCGCTGTGCTCTTCTGGTTTTTTGTTTTGGGGCCGGTTGGCGCTCTTTTGTACAGGCTTACATTCCTTTTTTCCCACGAAGCACAGCCAGAGGATGACCTTGGTCGGCGACTGCGCTGGATTCTAGAATGGCCTGCTGTGCGGTTACTGGGGCTGTCTTTTGCACTTACGGGCAACTTCGTGGGTTGTTTTCGGCGCTGGCGTGAATGTGTTTTTTGCGCGAAGCGAACGACATCGGCCATATTGAGCCCGTTGATTCTTGGTGCTTTGCTGGTGGATGAAGATCTTACGCAAACCTGTGAAGTAACCCGCAAGGAGTTAAACCTGCTTAACGGCCTTTATACTCGTACGCTGTGGTTCTGGTTGGCGGCAGCGGCAATACTGGTAATACTGATCTAG
- a CDS encoding DUF1631 domain-containing protein has translation MPENAKQPKNIKVVHLEPESQRRARARLARLPAAVHALHEKGKFQLAEKLKVFFDQADDSLFSLADKASSNQEQNIYFDSMREVRVQRRGFENRFGNAIDDAFAALVTNAHAAAEKELLLAADELSLVNHEELEEMVALDSSVSRASSEFGNEIQVLSLRLDTLVPVKVYEKNNPLGPSVIADAFMGQAKRLDIDIKAKLVLFKLFDRVVMQNLASLYSAVNQILIDNNVLPQLSQGVSSPGAAARAVPVKSVQAPAGTTAQSPSENSEVVSLLKELLAERQKNTAASAHSSVSEVVRLLSLAQQAPAQVSGGLEGKTALDLITDIQQRSGSTVGVGRTEQEIINLVDMLFKFILEDRNLAEEMKAVISRMQIPLVKVALLDKSFFAKGGHAARRLLNEMATAALGWQPAKAGEQGSNGDPLHQKMQSVVQTLLNQFDTDVAIFTELLADFTSFVEKDRRRAELLERRTLDAEDGKAKTEMARMTVAAEIELRTVDVQLPPVVLNLIEGPWNNVLFATVLKFGNESEAWQTGLKTLEDLIWSTQVPATAEDRKRLIAMVPDLLQRLRAGLDYIAFNPFEMSEIFKALESVHLECIRGKHSEVSSVAPAQKVVNPVKESVAGGKIPQEKTTSQKSALHKAVSREVDLNPIPGAEGDTAQAGAKAQNTGDSIDESALEQELTAADAELGDVDDFLADVDAALDFTAPEEKKLQTKTASVKPVTKTISNKPKAVEKVAEAQLPENDPFMQQVASFVQGAWFDMTDEDSHVSRCRLAAVIKPTGKYIFVNRSGMKVAEKQQQELAYLLMQNRIRALDNSMLFDRALETVVTSLRKP, from the coding sequence GTGCCCGAAAATGCCAAGCAACCCAAAAATATTAAGGTCGTGCATTTGGAACCCGAAAGTCAAAGAAGGGCGCGCGCGCGTTTAGCTCGCCTCCCTGCTGCAGTCCATGCCCTGCATGAGAAAGGTAAGTTTCAACTAGCCGAAAAACTTAAGGTGTTTTTTGATCAAGCTGATGACTCTTTGTTCAGTCTCGCCGATAAAGCCAGCTCTAACCAAGAGCAAAATATCTATTTTGATTCGATGCGCGAGGTGCGTGTTCAGCGCCGAGGCTTTGAAAACCGTTTTGGCAATGCCATTGACGACGCTTTCGCCGCGCTGGTGACAAATGCCCATGCGGCGGCCGAAAAAGAGCTGTTGCTCGCTGCGGATGAGCTTTCGCTCGTTAACCACGAAGAGCTGGAAGAAATGGTGGCTTTGGATTCGTCTGTTTCTCGTGCCAGCAGTGAGTTTGGCAACGAAATCCAAGTGTTATCCCTACGCCTAGATACCTTGGTGCCGGTAAAAGTGTATGAAAAAAACAACCCGCTCGGGCCGTCTGTAATTGCTGATGCGTTTATGGGGCAGGCGAAACGGTTGGATATCGATATCAAAGCCAAGCTGGTTTTGTTCAAGTTGTTCGACCGCGTGGTTATGCAAAATTTGGCGTCTCTGTATTCTGCCGTAAATCAGATACTGATCGACAACAATGTGCTTCCACAACTCAGCCAGGGCGTTTCTTCGCCGGGGGCTGCCGCAAGGGCTGTTCCGGTTAAATCGGTGCAAGCACCGGCTGGTACAACTGCACAGAGCCCCAGCGAAAATAGTGAGGTGGTGTCGCTGCTAAAGGAGCTGTTAGCTGAACGGCAAAAAAATACAGCAGCAAGTGCCCATTCATCTGTATCAGAAGTTGTTCGGTTGCTGTCGTTGGCCCAGCAAGCCCCCGCACAGGTCAGCGGTGGGTTGGAGGGCAAGACGGCGCTGGACCTCATTACAGACATACAGCAACGCAGTGGCAGTACCGTTGGTGTTGGGCGCACAGAGCAGGAAATCATTAACCTAGTGGATATGTTATTTAAATTTATCCTCGAGGATCGCAACCTAGCAGAAGAGATGAAGGCTGTTATTAGCCGCATGCAAATTCCGCTGGTAAAAGTAGCGCTATTGGACAAATCATTTTTCGCCAAAGGTGGACATGCCGCACGGCGCTTATTAAATGAGATGGCAACGGCGGCTCTAGGTTGGCAACCAGCCAAAGCTGGAGAGCAGGGCAGTAACGGTGACCCTCTCCATCAAAAAATGCAAAGCGTCGTACAAACGTTACTCAATCAGTTCGACACGGATGTGGCTATATTTACCGAGTTGTTGGCGGATTTCACATCGTTTGTTGAAAAAGATAGGAGGCGAGCTGAACTGCTAGAGCGGCGTACGCTCGATGCCGAAGACGGAAAAGCGAAAACCGAAATGGCGCGAATGACCGTTGCCGCCGAAATTGAGTTGAGAACTGTGGATGTGCAATTGCCACCGGTTGTTCTCAACCTTATCGAAGGGCCGTGGAATAACGTGTTGTTTGCAACGGTACTGAAATTCGGCAATGAATCTGAGGCTTGGCAAACGGGCTTAAAAACGCTGGAAGATCTTATTTGGAGCACGCAGGTACCGGCAACGGCCGAAGATCGAAAGCGCCTTATTGCTATGGTGCCAGATTTACTTCAGCGCTTAAGGGCAGGGCTCGATTATATCGCATTCAACCCGTTTGAAATGTCGGAAATATTCAAGGCGTTAGAGTCGGTACATTTGGAGTGTATCCGCGGTAAACACAGTGAAGTCTCTTCGGTGGCCCCAGCGCAGAAAGTCGTCAATCCAGTGAAGGAGAGTGTTGCTGGGGGTAAAATTCCGCAGGAAAAAACAACCTCCCAGAAATCCGCCCTGCATAAAGCTGTTTCGAGGGAGGTTGATCTTAACCCCATTCCCGGTGCAGAGGGAGACACAGCGCAGGCGGGAGCGAAAGCTCAAAATACAGGTGACAGTATAGATGAGAGTGCGCTGGAGCAAGAGCTAACAGCTGCCGATGCAGAGCTTGGTGATGTGGATGATTTCCTCGCGGATGTTGATGCTGCACTGGATTTCACCGCCCCAGAAGAAAAGAAGCTTCAAACGAAGACCGCGAGTGTAAAACCGGTAACTAAGACAATATCGAATAAGCCTAAAGCGGTGGAGAAAGTAGCCGAGGCGCAACTACCCGAAAACGACCCTTTTATGCAGCAGGTAGCGTCGTTTGTTCAGGGGGCTTGGTTTGATATGACCGACGAAGACAGTCATGTGAGTCGCTGTAGGCTGGCCGCCGTGATTAAGCCCACGGGAAAATACATTTTTGTTAACCGTAGCGGTATGAAAGTCGCGGAAAAACAGCAGCAAGAGCTGGCTTATCTACTTATGCAAAACCGTATTCGCGCATTGGATAACAGTATGTTGTTCGATCGTGCACTTGAAACGGTCGTAACAAGTTTACGTAAACCTTAA